A part of Antechinus flavipes isolate AdamAnt ecotype Samford, QLD, Australia chromosome 6, AdamAnt_v2, whole genome shotgun sequence genomic DNA contains:
- the CCNI gene encoding cyclin-I, with amino-acid sequence MKFPGPLENQRLSFLLEMAISREAQMWKVNVLKISTNQSISPAQRDEVVRWLAKLKHQFNLYPETLALASSLLDRFLATVKAHPKYLNCIAISCFFLAAKTIEEDERIPVLKVLARDSFCGCSSSEILRMERIILDKLNWDLHTATPLDFLHIFHAIAVSTRPQLLFGLPKLNPSQHLAVLTKQLLQCMACSQLLPFKGSMLALAIVSLEMEKLIPDWLAFTIELLQKAQMDSAQLIHCRELVAHQLSLLQSSLPLNSVYVYHPLKHNLATCDRGVFRLHPSSAPGPDFSKDNSKPEVPIRGTTVFYQHLLATTGCKHASAKRKVEEMEIDDFYDGIKRLYNEDNSSENVGSVCSTDLSRQEGHASPCPPLQPVSVI; translated from the exons ATGAAGTTTCCAGGCCCCTTGGAAAATCAGAGATTATCGTTCCTTCTGGAGATGGCAATCTCTAGGGAAGCTCAGATGTGGAAAGTTAATGTGCTCAAAATTTCTACTAATCag AGCATTTCTCCAGCCCAGAGGGATGAAGTTGTCCGATGGCTGGCCAAGCTTAAGCACCAGTTCAACCTTTACccagaaacactagccttggccaGTAGTCTTTTGGACAGATTCTTAGCTACTGTCAAG GCCCATCCAAAATACTTAAATTGTATTGCAATCAGCTGTTTCTTCCTAGCTGCCAAGACCATTGAGGAGGatgag AGAATTCCTGTGCTGAAAGTGTTGGCCAGAGATAGTTTTTGTGGctgttcttcatctgaaattttgaGAATGGAGAGAATCATTCTGGATAAGCTGAATTGGGACCTTCATACAGCTACCCCGTTGGATTTCCTTCATATT TTCCATGCAATTGCAGTTTCAACCAGGCCCCAGTTACTGTTTGGCTTGCCTAAACTGAATCCATCTCAACACTTGGCGGTCCTTACGAAGCAACTCCTCCAATGTATGGCCTGCAGCCAGCTTCTGCCGTTCAAGGGGTCCATGTTAGCTCTAGCCATCGTCAGTTTGGAAATGGAGAAGCTTATTCCTGATTGGCTGGCTTTTACAATTGAGCTACTCCAAAAGGCACAG ATGGATAGTGCCCAGTTGATCCACTGTCGGGAACTTGTGGCACATCAgctttcccttcttcagtcttCCCTGCCTCTCAATTCTGTATATGTCTACCATCCTCTCAAGCACAACCTGGCAACCTGTGACAGAGGAGTGTTCAGATTACATCCCTCCTCTGCCCCAGGCCCAGACTTCTCCAAGGACAACAGCAAACCAGAAGTGCCAATCAGAGGTACAACCGTCTTCTACCAACATCTGCTAGCTACCACTGGATGCAAGCATGCCTCTGCTAAACGCAAGgtggaagaaatggaaatagatGATTTCTATGATGGAATTAAGCGTCTTTACAATGAAGATAATTCTTCAGAAAATGTGGGTTCTGTGTGCAGCACTGATTTATCAAGGCAAGAGGGACATGCTTCCCCTTGTCCACCTTTGCAGCCTGTTTCTGTCATATAG